A region of Paraburkholderia largidicola DNA encodes the following proteins:
- a CDS encoding aminodeoxychorismate/anthranilate synthase component II: protein MLLMIDNYDSFTYNLVQYFGELGEDVRTYRNDEITLDEIAKLNPERICLSPGPSNPQHAGITLDVLREFSGKYPILGVCLGHQAIGEAFGGRVVRAQTIMHGKVSQIETDCKGVFADLPKHFTVTRYHSLAIERESLPDCLEVSAWTPDGEIMGVRHKTLPVEGVQFHPESILSEHGHALLENFVKQSKAVARSA, encoded by the coding sequence ATGCTGCTGATGATCGACAACTACGACTCGTTCACCTATAACCTGGTCCAGTACTTCGGCGAACTCGGCGAAGACGTGCGGACTTATCGCAACGACGAAATCACGCTCGACGAAATCGCGAAGCTCAATCCCGAGCGCATCTGCCTTTCGCCGGGACCGAGCAATCCGCAACACGCGGGCATCACGCTCGATGTGCTGCGCGAATTTTCCGGCAAGTATCCAATTCTCGGCGTGTGCCTCGGCCATCAGGCGATCGGCGAAGCGTTCGGCGGCCGCGTAGTGCGCGCGCAGACCATCATGCACGGCAAGGTAAGCCAGATCGAAACCGACTGCAAAGGCGTATTCGCCGACCTGCCGAAGCACTTCACCGTCACGCGCTATCACTCGCTCGCGATCGAGCGCGAATCGTTGCCCGATTGCCTCGAAGTATCCGCGTGGACCCCGGACGGCGAAATCATGGGCGTGCGTCACAAGACGCTGCCTGTCGAAGGCGTGCAGTTCCATCCGGAATCGATCCTGTCGGAACACGGCCATGCGTTACTCGAAAACTTCGTGAAGCAGTCGAAGGCCGTGGCGCGTAGCGCCTAA
- the trpD gene encoding anthranilate phosphoribosyltransferase, which yields MITAQEALQRTIEHREIFHDEMLHLMRLIMRGDMSPVMAAAIITGLRVKKETIGEITAAATVMREFARHVEVQDNSNFVDIVGTGGDGSHTFNISTATMFVTAAAGAKVAKHGNRGVSSKSGSADVLEALGVNIDLQPEQVAASIAETGMGFMFAPNHHPAMKNIAPVRRELGVRTIFNILGPLTNPAGAPNQLQGVFHPDLVGIQVRVMERLGANHVLVVYGMDGMDEVSLGAATLVGELRDGKVREYEIHPEDFGMQMVSNRTLKVADATESKVLLLEALDNKPGVAREIVTLNAGTALYAANVVASIADGIGLAREAIASGKARAKVDDLVRFTQQFKK from the coding sequence ATGATTACGGCCCAGGAAGCGCTGCAACGCACGATCGAGCATCGCGAGATTTTCCACGACGAAATGCTGCACCTGATGCGCCTCATCATGCGCGGCGACATGTCGCCCGTGATGGCGGCCGCGATCATCACGGGGCTGCGCGTCAAAAAAGAGACGATCGGCGAGATCACCGCAGCTGCCACGGTGATGCGTGAGTTCGCACGTCACGTTGAAGTGCAGGACAACTCGAACTTCGTCGATATCGTCGGCACGGGCGGCGACGGATCGCACACGTTCAATATCTCGACCGCGACGATGTTCGTCACGGCGGCGGCAGGCGCGAAGGTCGCGAAGCACGGCAATCGCGGCGTGTCGAGCAAGTCGGGCAGCGCGGACGTGCTCGAAGCGCTCGGCGTCAATATCGATCTGCAGCCTGAACAGGTCGCCGCGTCGATTGCCGAAACGGGCATGGGCTTCATGTTCGCGCCGAACCATCACCCGGCGATGAAAAACATCGCGCCCGTGCGCCGCGAACTGGGCGTGCGGACCATCTTCAACATCCTCGGTCCGCTGACGAATCCGGCCGGTGCGCCGAACCAGTTGCAGGGCGTGTTTCACCCGGACCTCGTCGGCATTCAGGTTCGCGTGATGGAGCGTCTCGGCGCAAACCATGTGCTGGTCGTGTATGGTATGGACGGCATGGATGAAGTGTCGCTCGGCGCCGCGACGCTGGTCGGCGAACTGCGCGACGGCAAGGTGCGCGAGTACGAGATTCACCCCGAGGACTTCGGCATGCAGATGGTGTCGAACCGGACGCTGAAAGTCGCGGATGCGACGGAATCGAAAGTGTTGCTGCTCGAAGCACTCGACAACAAGCCGGGCGTCGCGCGCGAAATCGTCACGCTGAACGCGGGCACCGCGCTGTACGCGGCGAACGTCGTAGCGTCCATCGCAGACGGCATCGGGCTGGCCCGCGAAGCAATCGCGAGCGGCAAGGCACGCGCGAAGGTCGACGACCTGGTCCGCTTCACGCAACAGTTCAAGAAATAA
- the trpC gene encoding indole-3-glycerol phosphate synthase TrpC: MSDILDRIIDVKREEVRAAQQSAPLEELRLQASSRDLRDFVGAIRAKHEAGLAAVIAEVKKASPSKGVLRDNFVPSEIARSYAKHGAACLSVLTDVQFFQGSAKYLEEARAACELPVLRKDFIVDPYQILEARAMGADAILLIVAALELSQMQDLEAYAHSLGLAVLVEVHDKDELVDALTLKTPLMGVNNRNLRTFETSIDTTLGLLDMMPDDRIVVTESGIMSRGDVERMRAMDVNSFLVGEAFMRAEEPGVELARMFF; this comes from the coding sequence ATGAGCGATATTCTCGACCGCATCATCGACGTCAAGCGCGAAGAAGTGCGCGCCGCGCAGCAAAGCGCGCCGCTCGAAGAATTGCGCCTGCAGGCATCGTCGCGCGATCTGCGTGATTTCGTCGGCGCGATTCGCGCGAAGCACGAGGCGGGTCTCGCGGCCGTGATCGCCGAGGTCAAGAAGGCGAGCCCGTCGAAAGGCGTGCTGCGCGACAACTTCGTACCGTCGGAGATTGCGCGTTCGTACGCGAAGCACGGCGCGGCGTGTCTGTCCGTGCTGACCGACGTGCAGTTCTTCCAGGGCAGCGCGAAGTATCTGGAAGAGGCGCGCGCCGCGTGCGAACTGCCCGTTCTGCGCAAGGATTTCATCGTCGATCCGTATCAGATTCTCGAAGCGCGGGCGATGGGCGCCGACGCGATCCTGCTGATCGTCGCGGCCCTCGAACTCTCGCAGATGCAGGACCTCGAAGCGTACGCGCACTCGCTCGGCCTCGCGGTGCTCGTCGAGGTCCACGACAAGGACGAACTGGTCGACGCGCTCACGCTGAAGACACCGCTGATGGGCGTGAACAACCGCAATCTGCGCACGTTCGAAACGTCGATCGATACCACGCTCGGCCTGCTCGACATGATGCCGGACGACCGTATCGTCGTGACCGAGTCGGGCATCATGTCGCGCGGCGACGTCGAGCGGATGCGCGCGATGGACGTGAACTCGTTCCTCGTCGGCGAGGCGTTCATGCGCGCTGAAGAGCCGGGCGTGGAGCTTGCGCGGATGTTCTTCTGA